The Rickettsia endosymbiont of Gonocerus acuteangulatus nucleotide sequence GTGTTATACCTTATATCCCAGGTGACAAGAAGTGTTGATACACTATTTTGCGTCACAGCGAAAGTTCCTTAACTGAAGGCCAATTATATAATTGCTTTGGTAATTCTATACTTCGTATATCAACACTACTATAAAATTCATCTAAATCAGTCTTTTGCGATCTTTCTACCTTACCATTTAGATGAGGTGACAACGGTTTAATAGGACGAAATTTAATTTTATATTCTTTCAGATAATCTTGTACAATGTACGCAAAAAACTCCTGTCCTCTATCAGTTTGAATACGCTGTATTAGAAATGGCAGATGTGTTAATACTTTCTCTAAAAAAGATACTGTGTTTATTGCAGTACATCTTTTATATAAAGCTAATATCTTATATCTAGTGCAATCATCTATGGCAGTATACTGATATAAATTACTGGCTATCTTACACACGTCCATTTGTATCCTTGCCCCTGGAACTTTAGCACTATAACGTTTTACTTGCTTACAATAATGCCGCTTTAAGTTTATCTTACCAAGATTATGTTTCTGCAGGACTTTATGTATAGTAGCCATAGAAAACGAAATGTTATGTAAACGTTTTAGTTCATTCTGAATACGTCTTGCTCCTAATTTCCTCTCTTGTCGTAACACTAGTATTTGTTGCTCTGATATATCATTTAATTTCTGAAAAGGAAATGTATGCGGTTTCCTGCTTAAAGAATGCAGCCCCTCAATACCCAATAACTCATAACGTTTATACCATTTACGTAAGGTAGATCTTGAAATACCATAATAACTACACACTTTCCCTGCATTACCTGACTCTTGATATAATTTAAACCCAACTCAAACGTATTTTAATCTTAGAGTCCATTTTGGTATTTTTTATAACTAAATTACATTTGAGCTTACATCCTTATTATAACTATGTCTATAAATCACACAAATTACCATCTCTATATGCTGTGCCACGATATTTTTGTGAAAATCTAAATGAATATATATTATTACCTTTTGACGTTGTTTTTGAGGTAATTAATTCCCACCTTATACCTTTATCTTTATATAATTCTTCCCATTCTAATTGTTTGATTTTCTTTAAAGTAAGTAAAGCACGTTGCTCTTGCTTTTCTATGCTAAATAATTGTTCTTGAAAAGCAGGATAATTCATATCTAGTAATATTTTAGTCATTTTGTACCAAATCTACTATTTCATCAAAATTTTCATGCCTTTTATTTGTTTCTGCCCATTTTATAGCTCTATCAATTATCTCATTGTTATTTTTATTATAAAGCTACATTTTATTATCAGGAATAAATTTACCAGGTTTAATTATTATAGTACCATCTATTAACGTTAAAACTTGGATTTGCTTACCAGCGTATTTTTTCCCAAGTGATACCTGCCCATTAGCTCCAACTTGCTTTATTGTTTCTATGTGACTTTCTGCTATCATAATATTTTATTTACAAAATTCCTATTTTAGTATATTTGTGTGTATAAAGCAATAGGAGTTATCACAAATCCATTATCAATTTAAATTTTTCACCATTACCGATAATTTTACTATCTGTGTTATAAATAATTGGATCATTGATTTTTTCATGACCGAATCTATCAGTTTTAAATACCGGTACTTTTAAATTAGTTGTAAAATTACGCAGCACTAACATTGTGAGTTTAGAATCTTTATCAAACGTGCCAAATATTATAGCCTTAATATTTTCAAGTAATCCAGCTTGTTTTAATTGGATTAAAGCACGATCTAACTGATAAGGAGCTACATTTATATCTTCTAAAAAAAGAATTTTACCAGCGGTTTTTATTTGCCATCTAGTCCCTATACTACTTAACACCATAGTTAGGTTACCGCCGGTTAGCTTGCCGCTAACAAGTTCGGTTGGTTTGGCTACATTGTTAAGAGCTGCTAAATCATTTATGACCGCTTGTTTTACTTTACCTTGCAATATTTCAGCAAGTTTTATCAAGTTACCTTGATCTTGTTCAGGTTTTAGCAAACCAGCTACATTAGTACCATGTATTGTTTTCCATCCCCATTCTTGCGATAAGAAAAGATGCAAAGCCGTTATATCACTATATCCTATAAAAAATTTTTCCTTATTTGGTTTTGAAAGTTTTAATAAATCAGGAATTAATCTTGCAGAACCATAACCGCCTCTTAAACTCCATACTATATTGCTAGCTTCATTATATAAGGCATCTTTCAAACAATTAAATCTTATCTCATCAGTACTTGCTAAAAATGGTAAATCACTTTTGCTAAAACATTTAGCCGGCATATTTAAGTTAAGAGCTTTGATATTTTTTAAATCGGATAAAGTTTTGCTATCAGCACCTGAAGCCGGTGCAACGACATTAATTAGAATATCTTTTAAAAGCTTGGGTATTGTAGCTTGCGAAAAAGCTGACAATGAAGAAAATATTAATATTAATAAAATTAGATTTTTAAGTTTCATGATATTTATTATTAGAGTTTTACTATTATATCATTATTGTGTGAATCTTATCTAGATAGACCTAACAACGTCTTTTATGTTATCCTGTGGCGGCATTGTTGCGTAGATCGAGAGTTGTCTGAGCTACGCAAATGAAATGAGCGTGGCCAATCCAG carries:
- a CDS encoding LD-carboxypeptidase — translated: MKLKNLILLILIFSSLSAFSQATIPKLLKDILINVVAPASGADSKTLSDLKNIKALNLNMPAKCFSKSDLPFLASTDEIRFNCLKDALYNEASNIVWSLRGGYGSARLIPDLLKLSKPNKEKFFIGYSDITALHLFLSQEWGWKTIHGTNVAGLLKPEQDQGNLIKLAEILQGKVKQAVINDLAALNNVAKPTELVSGKLTGGNLTMVLSSIGTRWQIKTAGKILFLEDINVAPYQLDRALIQLKQAGLLENIKAIIFGTFDKDSKLTMLVLRNFTTNLKVPVFKTDRFGHEKINDPIIYNTDSKIIGNGEKFKLIMDL
- a CDS encoding DDE-type integrase/transposase/recombinase: MATIHKVLQKHNLGKINLKRHYCKQVKRYSAKVPGARIQMDVCKIASNLYQYTAIDDCTRYKILALYKRCTAINTVSFLEKVLTHLPFLIQRIQTDRGQEFFAYIVQDYLKEYKIKFRPIKPLSPHLNGKVERSQKTDLDEFYSSVDIRSIELPKQLYNWPSVKELSL